Proteins from a genomic interval of Mycolicibacterium grossiae:
- a CDS encoding LysR family transcriptional regulator, whose product MAADVTLRQLRYFAVLGEELNYRRAAERLFITQPALSTAIKQLEHAFGVALFTRSTREVALTDLGAAWLPQVQQALAGVDAVVANLVTLSGTRHGVLRLGYLIGTGADLLFRVVRHFEAAYPDVTVEPIEFDFADPTAGLADGSTEVAIIRPPVDLPEHRMLMLDSESWVACLPRDHRLAHRSEVAITELLDDPIVCAPLTAGTWRDYWLAMDVRGNRPPTIAAIAATYEAETTCIARGLGISFTTSSVARFYDRPGIVYIPITDRPPSFTALAWHPASLSPQAEALVTHVQAEWSFGDAPGSAID is encoded by the coding sequence ATGGCCGCCGACGTGACGCTGCGTCAACTGCGGTACTTCGCCGTGCTGGGTGAGGAGCTGAACTACCGGCGTGCCGCCGAACGGCTGTTCATCACCCAGCCGGCGCTGTCCACGGCGATCAAACAGCTCGAGCATGCCTTCGGCGTCGCGCTGTTCACCCGCAGCACGCGCGAGGTGGCGCTCACCGACCTCGGTGCGGCGTGGCTGCCGCAGGTCCAGCAGGCGCTGGCCGGGGTCGACGCCGTCGTCGCCAACCTCGTCACCCTCTCGGGCACCCGGCACGGCGTGCTGCGGCTCGGGTACCTCATCGGCACCGGCGCCGACCTGCTCTTCCGGGTCGTGCGCCACTTCGAGGCCGCCTACCCCGACGTCACCGTGGAACCGATCGAGTTCGACTTCGCCGACCCGACCGCCGGGCTGGCCGACGGCAGTACCGAGGTCGCGATCATCCGCCCGCCGGTCGACCTGCCGGAGCACCGGATGCTGATGCTGGACTCCGAGTCCTGGGTGGCGTGTCTGCCGCGCGACCACCGGCTCGCCCACCGGTCCGAGGTCGCCATCACCGAACTGCTCGACGACCCCATCGTGTGCGCCCCGCTGACCGCAGGCACCTGGCGGGACTACTGGCTCGCGATGGACGTGCGCGGCAACCGACCGCCCACCATCGCCGCGATCGCCGCGACCTACGAGGCCGAGACGACGTGCATCGCGCGGGGACTGGGCATCAGCTTCACCACCTCGTCGGTGGCCCGGTTCTACGACCGGCCGGGCATCGTGTACATCCCGATCACGGACCGACCGCCGAGTTTCACCGCGTTGGCATGGCACCCCGCGTCGCTCTCTCCGCAGGCGGAAGCGCTGGTCACGCACGTGCAAGCGGAGTGGAGCTTCGGCGACGCCCCAGGCTCGGCAATCGATTGA
- a CDS encoding acyl-CoA dehydrogenase: MPIAILPEHNDLADSVRSFVKRVAPSEVLHEALETPIANPPSYWKGAGEQGLQGVHLDEAVGGQGFGILELAIVLAEFGYGAVPGPFVPSAIASALIAANDPQDKRLEGLASGEVIAAYAIDSGLTATKQGGSLVIRGEVRAVPAAAQASILVLPVAIDGGEEWVVLDADQVEIEPVASVDPLRPIAHVRANAVEVGDDRVLAQLAKPRARALITTLLSAECVGVARWATDAAAEYAKIREQFGRPIGQFQAIKHKCANMIAETERATGAVWDAARALDEEAARTPDEDGNAYEFAAAVAATLAPAAAQHTAQDCIQVHGGIGFTWEHDTNVYYRRAIALVAGFGRTSDYPLQVADLATSRGLRSIDIDLDPDTEKLREEIRAEVAGLKAIPSEERNTAIAEGGWVQPHLPKPWGRGATPIEQIIIAQEFSTGRVKRPQMGIAAWIIPSIVAYGTEEQQQRFLPPTFRGEMIWCQLFSEPGAGSDLASLTTKATKVDGGWRITGQKIWTTGAQYSAWGALLARTDPSAPKHQGITYFLLDMAAEGVEVKPLRELTGNAMFNTVFIDDVFVPDEMVLGEVNRGWEVSRNTLTNERVSIGSSEPPFLASLDQFVSFLGEGHFDQIQKYEAGRLIAEGYAAKVLNLRSTLLTLAGGDPMPNAAISKLLSMKTGQGYAEFGVSSFGTDAAIGDHDQLSGTWAEYLLAGRATTIYGGTSEVQLNIIAERLLGLPRDP; encoded by the coding sequence ATGCCCATCGCGATCCTGCCCGAGCACAACGACCTGGCCGACTCCGTACGGTCGTTCGTCAAGCGCGTCGCCCCGTCCGAGGTGCTGCACGAAGCCCTCGAGACGCCGATCGCCAACCCGCCCAGCTACTGGAAGGGCGCCGGCGAGCAGGGCCTGCAGGGCGTGCACCTCGACGAGGCCGTCGGCGGTCAGGGCTTCGGCATCCTCGAGCTGGCCATCGTGCTCGCCGAATTCGGTTACGGCGCCGTCCCGGGTCCGTTCGTCCCCTCGGCCATCGCGAGCGCGCTGATCGCCGCCAACGATCCGCAGGACAAGCGCCTGGAGGGTCTGGCGTCCGGTGAGGTCATCGCCGCCTACGCCATCGACTCCGGCCTCACCGCCACCAAGCAGGGCGGCTCGCTGGTCATCCGCGGCGAGGTCCGTGCAGTGCCCGCCGCCGCCCAGGCGTCGATCCTGGTGCTGCCCGTCGCCATCGATGGCGGCGAGGAGTGGGTGGTCCTCGACGCCGACCAGGTCGAGATCGAGCCCGTCGCCAGCGTCGACCCGTTGCGGCCGATCGCGCACGTCCGCGCCAACGCCGTGGAGGTCGGTGACGACCGTGTGCTGGCCCAGCTGGCCAAGCCCCGTGCCCGCGCGCTGATCACCACGCTGCTCTCCGCCGAGTGCGTCGGCGTCGCCCGCTGGGCCACCGATGCCGCCGCCGAATACGCCAAGATCCGCGAGCAGTTCGGCCGTCCCATCGGACAGTTCCAGGCCATCAAGCACAAGTGCGCCAACATGATCGCCGAAACCGAGCGCGCCACCGGCGCCGTCTGGGACGCCGCGCGCGCACTGGACGAGGAGGCCGCCCGCACGCCGGACGAGGACGGCAACGCCTACGAGTTCGCCGCCGCGGTCGCCGCGACGCTGGCCCCGGCCGCGGCCCAGCACACCGCCCAGGACTGCATTCAGGTCCACGGCGGCATCGGTTTCACCTGGGAGCACGACACCAACGTCTACTACCGCCGGGCGATCGCCCTGGTGGCCGGTTTCGGCCGGACGTCGGACTACCCGCTGCAGGTGGCCGACCTGGCCACGTCTCGCGGCCTGCGGTCCATCGACATCGACCTCGACCCGGACACCGAGAAGCTGCGCGAGGAGATCCGTGCGGAGGTCGCCGGGCTGAAGGCGATTCCGAGCGAGGAGCGCAACACCGCGATCGCCGAGGGGGGCTGGGTGCAGCCGCACCTGCCCAAGCCGTGGGGCCGCGGCGCCACCCCGATCGAGCAGATCATCATCGCGCAGGAGTTCTCGACCGGCCGGGTGAAGCGGCCGCAGATGGGCATCGCGGCGTGGATCATCCCGTCGATCGTCGCCTACGGCACCGAGGAGCAGCAGCAGCGCTTCCTGCCGCCGACGTTCCGCGGCGAGATGATCTGGTGCCAGCTGTTCTCCGAGCCCGGCGCCGGGTCGGACCTGGCCAGCCTGACGACCAAGGCCACCAAGGTCGACGGCGGCTGGCGCATCACCGGCCAGAAGATCTGGACCACCGGCGCCCAGTACTCCGCCTGGGGTGCGCTGCTGGCGAGGACCGACCCGAGCGCTCCGAAACACCAGGGCATCACGTACTTCCTGCTCGACATGGCGGCCGAGGGCGTCGAAGTGAAGCCGCTGCGCGAACTCACCGGCAACGCCATGTTCAACACCGTGTTCATCGACGATGTGTTCGTGCCGGACGAGATGGTGCTCGGCGAGGTGAACCGCGGCTGGGAGGTCAGCCGCAACACGCTGACCAACGAGCGCGTCTCGATCGGCAGCAGCGAGCCGCCGTTCCTCGCCAGCCTGGACCAGTTCGTGTCGTTCCTCGGCGAGGGCCACTTCGACCAGATCCAGAAGTACGAAGCGGGCCGGCTGATCGCCGAGGGCTACGCGGCCAAGGTGCTCAACCTGCGCTCCACGCTGCTGACCCTGGCGGGCGGCGACCCGATGCCCAACGCGGCGATCAGCAAGCTGCTGTCGATGAAGACCGGGCAGGGTTACGCCGAGTTCGGCGTCTCCTCGTTCGGGACCGACGCCGCGATCGGCGACCACGACCAGCTCTCCGGCACCTGGGCGGAGTACCTGCTCGCCGGCCGCGCCACCACGATCTACGGCGGCACGTCCGAGGTGCAGCTCAACATCATCGCCGAGCGCCTGCTCGGCCTCCCCCGCGATCCGTAA